One Ornithorhynchus anatinus isolate Pmale09 chromosome 2, mOrnAna1.pri.v4, whole genome shotgun sequence DNA segment encodes these proteins:
- the LOC100091020 gene encoding olfactory receptor 56A3-like, with product MPPTNSSSTTISDFLLNCFVESGSDHLGFSMVLALLFIVALAANAVLLLTIWLEQSLHQPVYYLLSLLSLLDLVLCLTVIPKVLAIFWWGWRSISFVGCFLQMFVMNSFLAMESCTFMVMAYDRYVAICHPLRYPSIVTDRFVAKAAFFIVARNTLISFPVPILSAWLHYCRTNVIEHCICANLHVSRLSCSDITLTRLYQFIAAWTLLGLDLVLITLSYAFILRVVLRLKAEGAAAKTLSTCGSHLILILFFSTILLVLVLTNVVKKRVHANIPVLLNVLHNVIPAALNPIVYGVRTKEIKEGILRVLRKVRG from the coding sequence ATGCCTCCTACAAACAGCTCCTCCACCACAATCTCCGACTTCCTTCTGAATTGTTTTGTCGAGTCGGGGAGTGATCATCTCGGGTTCTCCATGGTCCTGGCCCTGCTCTTTATTGTGGCCCTGGCTGCCAACGCTGTGCTCCTGCTGACCATCTGGCTGGAGCAGTCTCTGCATCAGCCCGTGTActacctcctcagcctcctctccctcctggacctCGTGCTCTGTCTCACCGTCATCCCCAAGGTCTTGGCCATCTTCTGGTGGGGCTGGCGATCTATCAGCTTTGTAGGCTGCTTTTTGCAGATGTTTGTCATGAACAGCTTCCTGGCCATGGAGTCCTGCACCTTCATGGTCATGGCCTATGACCGCTACGTGGCCATCTGCCACCCGCTAAGGTACCCGTCTATTGTCACTGACCGCTTTGTGGCTAAGGCGGCCTTCTTCATCGTGGCTCGCAACACCCTCATCAGCTTCCCAGTCCCCATCCTTTCCGCCTGGCTACACTACTGTCGAACAAATGTCATTGAGCACTGCATTTGTGCGAACTTGCACGTGTCCAGGCTATCCTGTAGTGATATCACCCTCACCCGTTTGTACCAGTTCATAGCAGCCTGGACCCTGCTGGGCTTGGACCTGGTCCTCATCACCCTCTCCTACGCCTTCATCCTGCGCGTCGTGTTGCGTCTGAAGGCTGAGGGGGCAGCGGCCAAGACCCTGAGCACCTGCGGGTCCcatctcatcctcatcctcttcttcagCACCATCCTGCTGGTCCTGGTCCTCACCAATGTGGTCAAGAAGAGAGTCCATGCCAACATCCCCGTCCTtctcaatgttctgcacaatgtCATTCCTGCTGCCCTGAACCCCATTGTCTATGGAGTGCGGACTAAGGAGATCAAGGAAGGGATTCTCAGGGTCTTGAGGAAAGTGAGGGGCTGA